aacggGAATGGCCTCCATCTTAATGAAGATTTTGTTCACCGtcagaaaattcaaattttggaGCAACCTTTTGAATACAGTGAATGTAGGAAAGCTTTCCATGAGAATTCATTCTTTGTTGTACATAAGAAAACTTACACAGGAAAGAACTCCTGTGAACACACTGATTATGGGAAGATCTTCTGTGATATGTCATCCCTCATGGCTCATCAGAGAACACATCCAAGAGAGAATCAGTATGAATTTAATGAATGTGGAGAAAATTTCTTTGAGGAATCCATTCTCTTTGAGCATCAGAGTGTTCAGCCTTTCAGCCAGAAGTCAAACTTCATTCCAGTTCAGAGAAGCCACTCAATTGACAATGTGATTGAATATAATGAATGTAGAACGTTTTTCAGTGAAAAGCTAGTCTTTGGTGTACAACAGAGAACACGCACAGGAGAAAAACCTTATGAGTGTCATGATTGCGGAAAAACCTTCAACCAGAAGTCAGCCCACACAAGACATCAGAGAACACACACAGGGGAAAAATCTTGTGAATGTCAGGAATGTGGGAAAACTTTCTACAAGAATTCAGACCTCATTAAACACCAGAGAATTCACACAGGGGAGAAACCTTTTGAATGTCAGGAATGCGGGAAATCCTTCAGTGAAAAGTCAACCCTCACTCAACATCGAAGaacacacacaggggagaaaccGTATGAATGTcgtgaatgtgggaaagccttctcGTTCAAGTCAGTCCTTACTGTAcatcagaaaacacacacaggggagaagcccTACGAGTGTTATGAATGTAGGAAAGCCTTTCTTAGAAAATCAGACCTCATTAAACATCGAAGAACTCACACAGGggagaaaccttatgaatgtaatgaatgtgggaaatccttcTCTGAGAAGTCAACCCTTACCAAACATCTGAGAACTCACACAggtgagaaaccctatgaatgtattGAATGTGGGAAATTTTTCTGCTACTACTCGGGTTTCACAGAACATCAGAGAAGACACACAGGGGAGAAACCTTTTggatgtaatgaatgtgggaaaaaCTTCCGTCAGAAGTCAGCCCTAATTGTTCATCAGAGAACTCACATAAGacagaaaccctatgaatgtaatgaatgtgggaaatcatTCTGTGTAAAGTCAAAACTCATTGCACATCATAGGACACACACAGGGgaaaaaccctatgaatgtaatgtATGTGGAAAATCATTTTATGTGAAGTCAAAACTCACTGTACATCAACGAACACATTTGGGgagaaaccctataaatgtaataaatgggGGAAATCACTCTGGGTGAAGTCaagattttacagaaaaagaatacaaaaggggagaaaaatctGTTGCTGTAATGATTTTGAAAACATCTTAGGTCTAAAGTCAGTTCTCACAATACAGCAGAGAACTTATAGAGGGGAGAGAATAATATGAAGCTATTGAATATAGAAAACTTTAGTGCTGGAATTTGAACCATAGAATATATCAGAATTCTCAGAGTGGAGAACACCTTATCAGCAAATCGCCCAAAGCCACACCTCACAAGTTAGAAACCTCTATTAATGTTCATAGGGTAGAAAATACTTGATCACAGGCTATAGAACATGCACAGATTATAGGAAGCTATAGGAAAGCATCGTGCTATTTTATTAGTTGTGTGTAGCATCTCAGTGGATATCAGTAGTTTCTAgacaaaatacattattttaaatgtgtgggAGCTTTAAGTTAAAATCTAAGCTTATGCATCAGATATTTTGAATTGAAGGATCTCTGGCAATTTAAGGTGGAGGATGGTATTCATTTAGAAAtagctttgtatttttgttgAGATGCAATTTGGCCCATTGCTGGGCTTGTTATTCCCCACTGTTTAAGGTATTAGATATGAAAACACAGCACGCTGGGACCAGCAGTTAGAAGCAAGTCAGAGGCTCATGCATCTGCAGAAGAAGAGAAGATTTTTAGCAAGGGGACCAACCAGGAGGACTTTCGGATGcccaggtagagagagaggttcTGGATTGTTGGCTCATGGACGGGCAGCTTGCCAGCAGGATGTGTTCGTGCTTCTGGGGCAGACTGTTGAGAGCGGCTCATCCTGGCCTAGGGGGTCAGAGGGGAAAGGTGGGTTGCTGCACGCACAACTTAGTGGAGGCAGTAGAAGTGAGCGCGCGTGAAGCATAGGTGGTCTCTTCCCTGGCAGGCGTTTACGTTTGTCTCAGTGTCACCCTGCTGGGGTGACTTGTCATactccactctgtctctccacaTACTTAATACTTTCATAGGTGATGTAACAATTTCCAAAAAACGTAACAGTCacatacaaaaatgtattctttggagcgccagggtggctcatttggttaagcattcaactctcgattttggttcgggttgtgatctcatggttcgggaatttgagccccatgttaggcaccatgctgagagcacagagcctgcttgggattatctctctcagcctgtctctctctctctctctctctcccctctctcaataaacatttaaaaaacatttaaaaatgcattcttaaatataaagctttaaaaaagcacaagtaaaaataagtaaattaaaaagcaCAAGTAGATTCCAGTGCTGGGTAGTAACTTGTAGCAGGTTGGTGCCCTAATGAGAACAACTAGAGAAACATCACAAAAAGCATCTGTTTCAATGCAGCTTATTGCTGCAGGAGCAAAGAGGACTAAAGGTAAAATTCAGGAGAGGAGTGAGTCACAGAAAGTTCCCCGGGCAAAATGCACCTGTTTCCCCTGGGAGCATTTGCCAGCTTTAGGCACAGAGGAACCTGAGTCCTGAGCTTGGCTCAGGTAGAGGGTGAAGCTCGTAGCGAGAGGGCGGAGACCAGAAGCCAGCAGAACTTTCAGCATTCAAGGCTGGAGTGAAAATTTCTTCAACATTAGAGGTTTAAGCCTCGTAGCTAGTTTCTCAAATTTTTAGAAGATTGACTCAGGACGGGAAGGAGCCTGAAAAGCTAGGCCGAAAGTCAATTTTATTCAGGACAGAAAAAATGATTGGAATTCAGTTCCGAAAAATGATTGGAACTGTTAGTAGGATGGGCCCTTGGCAAGCACAGCATGCTATCAGTAAAGGTAAGGTCATACCAGAGGTCAGTTGTACAAATGATacctgatattaaaaaaaaaccaaaactgccCAGAAAGAAAACTCTGAGTACAGATGCTTTCACTGCagttattctaaatatttaagaaggaaataataggAAGCTCCCATGACCTTTTCCAGAGAATGGAAGATGGAACTTTTCTAATTCATTTTGGGAGCATGGTAcaaccttgataccaaaacctgtAAAAGACATTTCAGGAAAGTAAAGTTACCAATATTTTATGAATTAAGGTGCataatcttaaattaaaaaaaaaaatccagtcatATCCATGGACCAAGTAATGTTTATTAGGGGAATCAAAggatttactatttaaaattaaatcgACTTGGCCAGTTCTTCTTCCTCTCACgttctcccttctcccttgtgctttctgtgtttctcttctgccttccatTCCTAGAGTGGAAGTCAGAACAGGCCTGCCACAAAGGATGAGAAAGGTGTGGTGATGTGCACACTTGCATCAGACGTGTTGAATGCAACTGGAAGAGATGATCATCGTGGCTAAAGTATCGCTAACATTGAGCAGATGAGAAAATGTGCTGAGGATGATGAGAGCCAGATCAAAGGTTTTCATGAAAATGGAGAGGGGAAAGTTAGAAAATCCCGGGGTGTTGGATTGGAATGTAACTCacagaaattgtgtgtgtgtggtgtgtgtgttagATGGATCTGTCTGCTGAGAGGGTCTACACACAGTGACACCCCAGGAGCAGTGTGCACACCAAATGCCAGGTTACTAATGTCTAAATGCTGCCCTCCACCAAAAAAGGGACTGTCTCCGGAGTGATGGCTAGTTTCAGATAAAAGATGGGGAGAAATACATGATAAACCTGAATCATCTTACCTGCcagacagtaaaaaaattttcaaataatcatGGAGTCAAAAGAACCACCTTGGTCAGGTTCCACTGGCCAGATTTGAGACAGTTTGAACATAGCATCAGAATTATTAATTCCCATTAATAAAATGGGAGTCCATTAATGTATAGTGATATAGATAAATTTGTAAATTCataaaggagaagggaagactTGTACAGAAGAATGCCAGTTAATAAATGTAGGGAGAATAATGGACATAGAAAAACACCATTGGGCAACCATTGGAGGGGCAGTTGATTCAGGAGGTAGTTGTCAGCATAGATTAGAGTCTGTGAGTAGAGCTTTGATGAAGAACAGGATATGGCATAATCTTCAGATATCTCCCCACAAAATACCCATCAGCTGCAGAGGTGAAAGGGTGATTTTGTGATTAAACCTGGCAGACACCAGCATGATCAGGCAATCAAAGTTCACCTCACCAGTGGAGTAGGACAGGTCAGCATGATGTGTCCCCTGATGAGATGCACTGAGAAGAGGCAGCATCATTTGTGTGGTATTTTAGCCAAGAAAGCACGACCTGTAGGATGCCTGGATAGCTTAGtgagttaggtgtccaactcttggtctcagctcaggtcttgagctcagggtcatgagtttaaaccctgtgttgggctccacactgggtgtagagtctgctttaaagaaaaaagaaaagaaagcttgaCCTGTGTTTATTTAGGAGGAAACATCAGGTGAATCCATATGAATGGTTATTTTAGTGAATGCAAAGCCTATAGTTTTTTATTATGTGAAAGATACGAAAAAGACTGAGAGGCTGTTTCAGATTAGAGGTgactggaaataattttaaaataaaaatgaagaccaGACATTGGTAGAACAGTTGGCAAAATTCGGTGTATGGATTGGATGGTCGTGTTTATCAATGTTTGTTTCCTGATGTGGATGATTGCTGGGTGGTTCTATAGGTTAGTGCCTTTGGGGAAAATACACACTGGAATATGTAGAGGTAATGGAGCCTCATGGCTGCAgcttggtttaattttttttaatgtttatttttgagagcgagactgagtggggaaggggcagagacagagagagggaggcacagaatctgaagcaggctccaggctctgagctgtcagcacagagcccgacacggggctcgaactcacagagcaggagattgtgacctgagccgaagttggacgcttaaccaactaagccacccaggtgcctctgcagcttatttttaaatgctttagacaaaggctgagagagagagagcgagagagagcgagcgcgcatGCGCGTGTGCGCATGCGCACACAGCGCAAAGGACTGATGGAGGAGATGCAGTGCGGTTAGGAGAATCTGAGGGGGATATGGGAGTTTTTTGGTACTGCACTTGTGACTTTTTTAAGTGTGAAGTcatttcagaataaatatttacaagtttaAGGTAGTTGATGTAACCTACCACATTAGTAGAAAAAATAAGTGAAGCCatttgattatttcaatagatgcagaaaacgtATTTGATTAAAACTTTCCTTTCATGGTTAAAAACCAATAAAACTAGGAACGGAAGGAAAGTTCATCaaacacaaaaggaaaccaaCATACAGCAAAtattatactaaataaataaatattgacctATATCTTCCTGATATTAATGAGACAAGAATGCTTGTTACCACTTCtgtttcacatatgaatgaaggcTCTAGCTCGTCAGTAAGGCAAAAAGGAAGTAAGTTTAAGGCCTAAAACTTGGAAGATTGAAGTGCCAACTCATTATTGGTAGGTGGTATCATTGcatggaaaagtgaaaaaaacttaTGGAGAAGTTACTAAAAATGGTGAATTAGCAAACTCACTGTGtaaaaaactacaaatagaaaacaagagATAGCAGGACAGTTGTATCCACCCAGGATCCGGTAGCAGAGACCAGATCTACCTACctgccttaaaacaaaacaaaacaaaacaaaacaaaacaaaacaaaacaaatcaaaacaaaacaaaacaaaacaaaaaaaaaaaacaaaaaaaaaacggaaaaaaggaaactgataAAATCCAGGAAATAACTGTTTTCATGACAGTGGACATCAGGCAGTAAAGGGGCAGTGATCCCTATAGGTGATGGGTAGGTTCACTATATTATGATGGTTTTTCAGCtatatttatcaaattatatcaagatgtacactttaaaattttttaaaatgtttattatttttgagagagagagagcaagcacgggaggggcagagagagagggagacacatcggaagcaggctccaggctctgagctgtcatcacagagcccaaggtaAGCCTCagactcatagactgtgagatcatgacctgagctgaagtcgctgcttaaccgactgagccacccaggcaccctgtcaagttgtacactttaaatactgTTACATCGCTATTAAGCTTACAGTATTCCAAAAACAGTAAGTTCTAGAAATCCAAAAACTGCACCGCCACCAAATTAAGGGATATTAAaggtcaaaataaatgaaaggatataCATAACTCTTGATGACTTTGAAGGCTCATTTCCCCAAAACTGAATGGTACATTCAGTGCAACCTAATCACCATCTAACAGCAGGTTTTGTTATTGGAAATTAGcaaatctgaatttaaaatgtatattcaggggcacctcggtggctcagtcagttaagcatctgact
This genomic stretch from Prionailurus bengalensis isolate Pbe53 chromosome D2, Fcat_Pben_1.1_paternal_pri, whole genome shotgun sequence harbors:
- the ZNF37A gene encoding zinc finger protein 37A isoform X1, with product MHRMRTSASPRLLPSEVSCCRLRGEGSPEASGLLSFGDVTVGFTEEEWQRLDPAQRTLYRDVMLENYSHLVAVGLSIPKPEVILKLEQGEEPWILESPGQSDPELINSSRNYSRKKFSEFNKGRNWLHNDKHEGIYSEEKLYKYNKNGNGLHLNEDFVHRQKIQILEQPFEYSECRKAFHENSFFVVHKKTYTGKNSCEHTDYGKIFCDMSSLMAHQRTHPRENQYEFNECGENFFEESILFEHQSVQPFSQKSNFIPVQRSHSIDNVIEYNECRTFFSEKLVFGVQQRTRTGEKPYECHDCGKTFNQKSAHTRHQRTHTGEKSCECQECGKTFYKNSDLIKHQRIHTGEKPFECQECGKSFSEKSTLTQHRRTHTGEKPYECRECGKAFSFKSVLTVHQKTHTGEKPYECYECRKAFLRKSDLIKHRRTHTGEKPYECNECGKSFSEKSTLTKHLRTHTGEKPYECIECGKFFCYYSGFTEHQRRHTGEKPFGCNECGKNFRQKSALIVHQRTHIRQKPYECNECGKSFCVKSKLIAHHRTHTGEKPYECNVCGKSFYVKSKLTVHQRTHLGRNPINVINGGNHSG
- the ZNF37A gene encoding zinc finger protein 37A isoform X2, which encodes MITSQGLLSFGDVTVGFTEEEWQRLDPAQRTLYRDVMLENYSHLVAVGLSIPKPEVILKLEQGEEPWILESPGQSDPELINSSRNYSRKKFSEFNKGRNWLHNDKHEGIYSEEKLYKYNKNGNGLHLNEDFVHRQKIQILEQPFEYSECRKAFHENSFFVVHKKTYTGKNSCEHTDYGKIFCDMSSLMAHQRTHPRENQYEFNECGENFFEESILFEHQSVQPFSQKSNFIPVQRSHSIDNVIEYNECRTFFSEKLVFGVQQRTRTGEKPYECHDCGKTFNQKSAHTRHQRTHTGEKSCECQECGKTFYKNSDLIKHQRIHTGEKPFECQECGKSFSEKSTLTQHRRTHTGEKPYECRECGKAFSFKSVLTVHQKTHTGEKPYECYECRKAFLRKSDLIKHRRTHTGEKPYECNECGKSFSEKSTLTKHLRTHTGEKPYECIECGKFFCYYSGFTEHQRRHTGEKPFGCNECGKNFRQKSALIVHQRTHIRQKPYECNECGKSFCVKSKLIAHHRTHTGEKPYECNVCGKSFYVKSKLTVHQRTHLGRNPINVINGGNHSG
- the ZNF37A gene encoding zinc finger protein 37A isoform X3 — protein: MHRMRTSASPRLLPSEVSCCRLRGEGSPEASGLLSFGDVTVGFTEEEWQRLDPAQRTLYRDVMLENYSHLVAVGLSIPKPEVILKLEQGEEPWILESPGQSDPELINSSRNYSRKKFSEFNKGRNWLHNDKHEGIYSEEKLYKYNKNGNGLHLNEDFVHRQKIQILEQPFEYSECRKAFHENSFFVVHKKTYTGKNSCEHTDYGKIFCDMSSLMAHQRTHPRENQYEFNECGENFFEESILFEHQSVQPFSQKSNFIPVQRSHSIDNVIEYNECRTFFSEKLVFGVQQRTRTGEKPYECHDCGKTFNQKSAHTRHQRTHTGEKSCECQECGKTFYKNSDLIKHQRIHTGEKPFECQECGKSFSEKSTLTQHRRTHTGEKPYECRECGKAFSFKSVLTVHQKTHTGEKPYECYECRKAFLRKSDLIKHRRTHTGEKPYECNECGKSFSEKSTLTKHLRTHTGIRYENTARWDQQLEASQRLMHLQKKRRFLARGPTRRTFGCPGRERGSGLLAHGRAACQQDVFVLLGQTVESGSSWPRGSEGKGGLLHAQLSGGSRSERA